In Deinococcus puniceus, one genomic interval encodes:
- the gltX gene encoding glutamate--tRNA ligase, which translates to MSDPLSPAPTRPVVTRIAPSPTGDPHVGTAYIGLFNYTLAQQAGGKFILRIEDTDRNRLVPGSEKRIFTMMQWLGLTPDESPLQGGPNGPYRQSERFDLYSDYARQLVASGAAYYAFETSEELTALRDAAQAEGHIIAVPSRELDPQEAQQRLDAGAEAVIRLKVPHDGETVVSDVLRKPIAFQNREIDDKVLLKADGYPTYHLANVVDDRLMGVTHVVRAEEWITSTPIHVLLYRAFGWPEPVFAHMPLLRNADKSKISKRKNPTSVEWYQQQGYLPGAMLNFLATMGWTHPDGLEVFDLAEFQRVFRLEDVTLGGPVFDLAKLNWLNGKYLREVLSEDEVARRLYAYLQDQKHELPLDDYFRAVVTMLIPRMEVFSEFLDKTGYFWTEDYPVNEKAQKAIDDARPLLPELASRLKNLPTFDAASIKAAFGTFAEEQGLKLGKVMPPVRAAVAGTMESPDLLSVLETLGRERVVARIERAARPA; encoded by the coding sequence ATGTCTGACCCGCTTTCCCCTGCACCCACACGCCCCGTCGTGACCCGAATCGCGCCCAGCCCCACGGGTGACCCGCACGTGGGCACGGCTTATATCGGGCTGTTCAATTACACGTTGGCCCAGCAAGCAGGCGGGAAGTTCATTCTGCGAATAGAAGATACAGACCGCAACCGCCTCGTACCGGGCAGCGAAAAACGGATTTTTACCATGATGCAGTGGCTGGGCCTCACGCCCGATGAAAGCCCCTTGCAGGGCGGCCCCAACGGGCCTTACCGCCAATCCGAGCGGTTTGACCTCTACAGCGACTATGCGCGGCAACTCGTGGCGTCGGGCGCGGCCTACTACGCCTTCGAAACCTCGGAAGAATTGACGGCCCTCCGCGACGCAGCGCAAGCTGAAGGCCACATCATCGCCGTGCCCTCCCGCGAGCTTGACCCGCAAGAAGCGCAGCAGCGCCTAGACGCCGGAGCCGAGGCTGTGATCCGCCTGAAAGTGCCGCACGACGGCGAAACGGTGGTCAGCGACGTGCTCCGCAAGCCGATTGCCTTTCAGAACCGCGAAATTGACGACAAGGTGCTGCTGAAGGCCGACGGCTACCCGACCTATCACCTCGCCAACGTGGTGGATGACCGCCTGATGGGCGTGACCCATGTGGTGCGGGCCGAAGAATGGATCACGTCCACGCCCATTCACGTGCTGCTGTACCGCGCCTTCGGCTGGCCGGAACCCGTGTTCGCGCATATGCCGCTGCTGAGGAACGCCGACAAATCCAAGATCAGCAAGCGCAAAAATCCGACGAGCGTGGAGTGGTACCAACAGCAAGGCTACTTGCCGGGGGCCATGCTGAATTTCCTCGCCACGATGGGCTGGACGCACCCGGACGGCCTAGAAGTGTTCGATCTGGCCGAGTTTCAGCGCGTGTTCCGGCTGGAAGACGTGACGCTGGGCGGCCCGGTCTTTGATCTGGCGAAGCTGAACTGGCTGAATGGCAAATACCTGCGCGAAGTGCTGAGTGAGGACGAAGTGGCCCGCCGCCTCTACGCCTATCTGCAAGACCAGAAACACGAGTTGCCCCTCGACGATTACTTCCGCGCTGTGGTCACGATGCTGATTCCGCGCATGGAAGTCTTCTCTGAGTTTCTGGACAAGACCGGGTACTTCTGGACGGAAGACTATCCGGTCAACGAGAAGGCGCAGAAGGCCATAGACGACGCCCGCCCGCTGCTGCCCGAACTGGCCTCGCGCCTGAAGAACTTGCCTACCTTCGACGCCGCGAGCATCAAGGCCGCGTTCGGCACCTTTGCCGAAGAACAAGGCCTGAAATTGGGCAAAGTGATGCCGCCCGTGCGTGCAGCGGTGGCTGGAACGATGGAAAGCCCGGACTTGCTGTCGGTGCTGGAAACGCTGGGCCGGGAGCGCGTGGTGGCGCGAATAGAACGTGCGGCGCGGCCTGCATGA
- the tatA gene encoding twin-arginine translocase TatA/TatE family subunit: MPNIGPGEILVILLIALLVFGPRKLPELGKSLGAGIREFRKGTAGLKEEFEGSMRDPAQSVAPAPVQTIVASAVTPGVVMAKEVTPQSAVPQPAQAVTPTATEKAPEHV; this comes from the coding sequence ATGCCCAATATCGGCCCCGGAGAAATCCTCGTTATTTTACTGATCGCCCTGCTGGTGTTTGGCCCCCGCAAGCTGCCCGAACTGGGCAAAAGCCTAGGCGCAGGCATCCGCGAATTCCGCAAAGGCACCGCTGGCCTGAAAGAAGAGTTTGAAGGCAGTATGCGTGACCCTGCCCAATCGGTGGCCCCCGCGCCTGTGCAGACCATCGTTGCCTCTGCCGTGACGCCCGGTGTGGTCATGGCGAAGGAAGTTACGCCCCAAAGCGCAGTGCCTCAGCCCGCGCAGGCCGTCACCCCCACCGCCACCGAAAAAGCGCCCGAACACGTCTAG
- a CDS encoding IS630 family transposase (programmed frameshift): MGRQKQWVVKLSDDERQQLTDMTRKGVHSARVMTRARLLLLSEQGLLDQEVAQRQGVNAATVASIRKKYAEGGLQAALYEKERPKQPPKLDPQQTAILIAEVCSTPEGREKWTMQLLADRLVTLGVVDSISDETVRRTPEKNALKPWQVQSWCVAQVGADFVWRMEAVLDTYAQPYDASRPVICFDEKSYQLLDHVREPLPPVPGFPARVDHEYKRCGTVNFFVAFEPLTGQRTVTVTERRGNAEFAAQLQSLEVHYPEAEKITLVLDQLSTHSPAALYQHLPAEEARQLTRRFEWVHTPKHASWLNMAELEWSALQRQCLGQRLASKEAVEREIHAWETDRNARAVRVNWQFSTPAAREKLGRHYPA; this comes from the exons ATGGGACGACAGAAGCAGTGGGTTGTGAAGCTGAGTGACGATGAGCGGCAACAGCTGACGGACATGACGCGCAAAGGCGTGCACAGTGCGCGGGTCATGACCCGCGCACGTCTGCTGTTGCTGAGCGAGCAAGGGCTCCTCGATCAGGAGGTGGCCCAGCGTCAGGGCGTCAATGCTGCGACTGTGGCATCCATTCGCAAGAAGTACGCTGAGGGCGGCCTGCAGGCTGCCCTGTACGAAAAAGAGCGTCCTAAGCAGCCCCCGAAACTGGATCCTCAGCAGACGGCGATCCTGATTGCCGAAGTCTGCTCGACTCCTGAGGGTCGGGAGAAGTGGACGATGCAGCTCTTGGCTGATCGTCTGGTGACCTTAGGCGTGGTGGACAGTATTAGTGACGAGACGGTGCGGCGCACAC CTGAAAAAAACGCGCTCAAACCGTGGCAAGTTCAAAGTTGGTGTGTCGCTCAGGTAGGCGCGGACTTCGTCTGGCGCATGGAAGCTGTGCTGGACACGTATGCTCAGCCCTACGACGCTTCGCGGCCGGTCATCTGCTTCGATGAAAAATCCTACCAGCTGCTTGATCATGTCCGTGAGCCATTGCCACCCGTGCCGGGATTCCCGGCACGGGTGGATCATGAATACAAGCGGTGCGGCACGGTGAATTTCTTCGTGGCCTTCGAACCCCTGACGGGTCAACGTACGGTCACGGTGACCGAGCGACGAGGAAATGCGGAGTTCGCAGCGCAACTCCAGAGCCTGGAGGTACACTATCCCGAGGCAGAGAAGATCACACTCGTCCTGGATCAGCTGTCGACACACAGCCCAGCGGCGTTATATCAACATCTTCCGGCAGAGGAAGCCCGGCAATTGACTCGTCGATTTGAGTGGGTACACACGCCAAAACATGCGTCTTGGCTGAACATGGCCGAACTCGAATGGTCGGCCCTGCAACGTCAGTGTCTTGGGCAACGTCTGGCCAGCAAAGAGGCCGTCGAGCGTGAGATACATGCCTGGGAAACCGACCGCAATGCGCGGGCGGTGCGCGTGAACTGGCAATTCTCAACACCAGCTGCGCGGGAGAAGCTCGGACGGCACTACCCAGCGTGA
- the rpoC gene encoding DNA-directed RNA polymerase subunit beta', translating into MKDFSKVRIAIASPAKIREWSFGEVEKPETINYRTLKPEREGLFDERIFGPIKDYECACGKYKRQRYEGKVCERCGVEVTSSKVRRYRMGHIDLATPAAHIWYVKDTPSKIGTLLDLSAGQLEKVLYFSSFLVTQPLNAQKDGRPLKRGELLTDDEYRELRFGRQETYAIPGGQEAVIRDGEYVTRGQILGGNVVAKMDGLAQYRFPRRAEIAYSEEVEASLPLPADVLVEQDAFRAGEILAELEADITITAPVDGTAFLHDLGEDSVMVDIRASVDAPEPSEDEEEEVAAAPLGEVLARVYLPHGMNVQVAQGEIVEAGATLADASAGSRLRVSRDSRLSAVTFPKKKGDVTVTAHWMRRAEYPINPTMHVLVGDGSEVKKGQKVVGAIDKEEEIIAEAAGVITLHAPASVIVSKAKVYPYNDEPLVVIGDRVEPGDELADSGNLRSEISGRIEIDLVRKQVRVIESYDFEAKMGAEAVKELLDELDLDILEAELGEMMKDSSRHKRAKARKRLEVTRAFKRSGNHPSWMILNTVPVMPPDLRPMVQVDGGRFATSDLNDLYRRLINRNNRLKKLIGQGAPDMIIRNEKRMLQEAVDALIDNGRRGSPVTNPGSDRSLRSLTDLLGGKQGRFRQNLLGKRVDYSGRSVIVVGPQLRLHQCGVPKRMALELFKPFLFKVLEEKGEVTNIKQARKMLERYRDTRDSVWDALEEVIEDKVVLLNRAPTLHRLGIQAFEPVLVEGQSIQLHPLVCEAFNADFDGDQMAIHVPLSAQAQAEARIQMLSSHNLLSPANGEPNVKPSRDIILGIFTLTQLRRDIPGAGTEYGSEQDVLAAFDSGILSLNSPVMLRGKETSPGRLRYVFSSPDEAIMAVERGTIDNQDHVLIRLNGKMYETSAGRVSFRRIVQEALGNQASLVDTLVDLDTTYEKDALKDMVMACFKHLGIEATAGLLDGLKDSGFKLSTTSGITIGIDDIVLPPSKPALLAAADLKLKEIEQNYEFGFMTHEERYKQVVQLWNDTTDEVKNAVFENFSQNYPFNPLWIMSQSGARGNPQQIRQLAGMRGLMARPDGSTIEVPIKASFREGLTVAEYFISTHGARKGGADTALRTADSGYLTRKLVDVAHEVVVRDVDCGSTDYTEIFLGATDDRTGEWRSRKASEIETSIYGRTLTADVTLEDGRVVPSGEMLNLEDVKLIAKQARALESVYVRTPLNCRVKAGVCQKCYGYDLSQAKPVSMGEAVGVVAAESIGEPGTQLTMRTFHTGGVAGGGDITMGLPRVIELFEARKPKTQAVVADRDGLVRIEEEEERYMIKIEADDDQYSAKTATKVPKTLRLIVKDGDRVEAGQAMTRGAVNPHDLLLYKDSGAAQHYLVEEVQRVYRSQGVKVHDKHIEIIVRQMLRWVEVIDGGSTELLEGQTVERWEVDQANDALTEGQTPSSWKPVLLGITKSSLTTKSWLSAASFQHTTHVLTEASMKGQVDELIGLKENVILGKLIPAGTGLRTVREMQVADERTLEKYGEGSVSPDAVTGTQRYDDTRPTSTPTISFNG; encoded by the coding sequence TTGAAAGATTTCAGCAAGGTACGCATTGCCATCGCCAGCCCCGCGAAGATTCGGGAATGGAGCTTTGGCGAAGTCGAAAAGCCCGAAACCATCAACTACCGCACCCTCAAGCCCGAACGCGAAGGTCTGTTCGACGAGCGAATCTTTGGGCCGATCAAGGATTACGAGTGCGCCTGCGGGAAATACAAGCGCCAGCGTTACGAAGGCAAAGTCTGCGAGCGTTGCGGTGTAGAAGTGACGTCCAGCAAGGTGCGCCGCTACCGCATGGGCCACATCGATCTGGCGACACCCGCCGCGCACATCTGGTACGTGAAGGACACGCCCAGCAAGATTGGCACCCTGCTTGACCTGAGCGCCGGACAGTTGGAGAAAGTGTTGTACTTCAGCTCTTTCCTCGTGACCCAGCCCCTGAACGCCCAGAAAGACGGGCGGCCCCTGAAGCGCGGCGAACTGCTGACCGACGACGAATACCGCGAACTGCGCTTTGGCCGTCAGGAAACCTACGCCATTCCCGGCGGACAAGAAGCCGTCATCCGTGACGGCGAGTACGTGACGCGCGGACAGATTCTAGGCGGCAACGTGGTCGCCAAGATGGACGGCCTCGCCCAGTACCGCTTCCCTCGCCGCGCCGAAATCGCGTACAGCGAAGAAGTCGAAGCCTCCTTGCCCCTGCCCGCCGACGTGTTGGTAGAGCAAGACGCCTTCCGCGCCGGAGAAATTCTGGCCGAACTGGAAGCCGACATCACCATCACGGCTCCTGTAGACGGCACCGCCTTCCTGCACGACCTCGGTGAAGATTCGGTCATGGTGGACATCCGCGCCAGCGTGGACGCCCCCGAACCCAGTGAGGACGAGGAAGAAGAAGTGGCCGCCGCGCCGCTGGGCGAAGTGTTGGCCCGTGTGTACCTGCCTCACGGCATGAACGTGCAGGTCGCGCAGGGTGAGATTGTAGAAGCAGGTGCCACGTTGGCCGATGCCAGCGCCGGAAGCCGCCTGCGCGTCAGCCGCGACAGCCGCCTGAGCGCCGTCACCTTCCCCAAGAAGAAGGGCGACGTGACGGTCACGGCCCACTGGATGCGCCGCGCCGAGTACCCGATCAACCCCACCATGCACGTGCTGGTCGGCGACGGCAGCGAAGTCAAGAAGGGCCAGAAAGTCGTCGGCGCGATTGACAAGGAAGAAGAGATCATAGCCGAGGCCGCCGGGGTCATCACCCTGCACGCGCCCGCCAGTGTGATCGTCAGCAAAGCCAAGGTCTACCCCTACAACGATGAACCCCTGGTGGTCATCGGTGACCGCGTGGAACCCGGCGACGAGCTGGCCGACAGCGGCAACCTGCGCTCCGAGATTTCGGGCCGCATCGAAATCGATCTCGTTCGCAAGCAAGTCCGCGTGATCGAGTCCTACGATTTCGAAGCCAAGATGGGCGCGGAAGCCGTGAAGGAACTGCTGGACGAACTCGACCTCGACATTCTGGAAGCCGAACTCGGCGAGATGATGAAGGATTCGAGCCGTCACAAGCGTGCCAAGGCCCGTAAACGGTTGGAAGTCACCCGTGCCTTTAAGCGCAGCGGCAACCACCCCTCGTGGATGATCCTGAACACGGTTCCGGTGATGCCGCCAGACCTGCGCCCGATGGTGCAAGTCGACGGTGGACGCTTTGCTACGTCCGACCTGAACGACCTCTACCGCCGCCTGATCAACCGCAACAACCGCCTCAAGAAGCTGATCGGACAGGGCGCACCCGACATGATCATCCGCAACGAAAAGCGGATGCTTCAGGAAGCCGTAGACGCCCTGATCGACAACGGACGGCGCGGCAGCCCCGTGACCAACCCTGGCTCTGACCGCAGCCTGCGCTCGCTGACCGATCTGCTCGGCGGCAAGCAGGGACGCTTCCGTCAGAACCTCTTGGGCAAGCGCGTGGACTACTCGGGCCGTTCGGTCATCGTGGTCGGCCCGCAACTCCGCCTGCACCAGTGCGGTGTGCCCAAGCGCATGGCCCTCGAACTCTTCAAGCCCTTCTTGTTTAAGGTGCTGGAAGAGAAGGGCGAAGTGACCAACATCAAGCAGGCCCGCAAGATGCTGGAGCGCTACCGCGACACCCGCGACAGCGTGTGGGACGCCCTCGAAGAAGTGATTGAAGATAAGGTCGTGCTGCTTAACCGTGCGCCGACGCTTCACCGCCTCGGCATTCAGGCCTTCGAGCCTGTGTTGGTGGAAGGCCAGTCCATCCAACTGCACCCGCTCGTCTGTGAAGCCTTCAACGCCGATTTCGACGGCGATCAGATGGCGATTCACGTCCCCCTGAGCGCACAGGCGCAGGCCGAAGCCCGCATTCAGATGCTCAGCTCGCACAACCTGCTCTCGCCCGCCAACGGCGAGCCGAACGTGAAGCCCAGCCGCGACATCATCCTCGGTATTTTCACGCTGACCCAGCTTCGCCGCGATATTCCCGGCGCGGGCACCGAGTACGGCAGCGAGCAAGACGTGCTGGCGGCCTTCGACAGCGGCATTCTGAGCCTGAACAGCCCCGTGATGCTGCGCGGCAAGGAAACCAGCCCCGGACGCCTGCGCTACGTGTTCTCCAGCCCTGATGAAGCCATCATGGCCGTCGAGCGCGGCACCATCGACAATCAGGATCACGTCCTGATTCGCCTGAACGGCAAGATGTACGAAACCAGCGCGGGCCGCGTCAGCTTCCGCCGGATAGTGCAGGAGGCTCTGGGCAATCAGGCCAGCCTCGTCGATACGCTGGTGGATCTGGATACCACCTACGAAAAAGACGCCCTGAAAGACATGGTCATGGCCTGCTTCAAGCACCTCGGCATCGAAGCGACGGCGGGCCTGCTCGACGGTCTGAAAGACAGCGGCTTCAAGCTGTCCACGACTTCGGGCATCACCATCGGCATCGACGACATCGTGCTGCCGCCCAGCAAGCCCGCGCTGCTGGCCGCCGCCGACCTGAAACTCAAGGAAATCGAGCAGAACTACGAGTTCGGCTTTATGACCCACGAGGAGCGCTACAAGCAGGTCGTGCAGCTCTGGAACGACACCACCGACGAAGTGAAGAACGCGGTGTTCGAAAACTTCTCGCAGAACTACCCCTTCAATCCCCTCTGGATCATGAGCCAGTCGGGTGCGCGTGGGAATCCCCAGCAGATTCGTCAGTTGGCAGGCATGCGCGGCTTGATGGCCCGCCCGGACGGCAGCACCATCGAAGTGCCGATCAAGGCCAGCTTCCGTGAGGGTCTGACGGTGGCCGAGTACTTCATCAGCACGCACGGTGCCCGTAAGGGCGGGGCCGATACCGCGCTGCGTACCGCCGATTCCGGTTACCTGACCCGCAAACTGGTCGATGTGGCCCACGAAGTCGTGGTACGTGACGTGGACTGCGGAAGCACGGATTACACCGAAATCTTCCTCGGGGCCACCGATGACCGCACCGGCGAATGGCGTTCGCGCAAGGCCAGCGAAATCGAAACCAGCATCTATGGCCGCACCCTGACCGCCGATGTGACCCTCGAAGATGGCCGCGTGGTGCCTTCCGGCGAAATGCTGAACCTCGAAGACGTGAAGCTGATCGCCAAGCAGGCCCGCGCTCTGGAAAGCGTGTATGTCCGTACTCCTCTGAACTGCCGCGTGAAAGCTGGCGTGTGCCAGAAGTGCTACGGCTACGATTTGTCTCAGGCCAAGCCCGTGAGCATGGGCGAAGCTGTGGGCGTGGTGGCCGCAGAGTCTATCGGCGAACCCGGCACCCAGCTGACGATGCGTACCTTCCACACCGGCGGCGTGGCAGGCGGCGGCGACATCACGATGGGTCTGCCCCGCGTGATTGAGTTGTTCGAGGCCCGCAAGCCCAAGACGCAGGCGGTTGTGGCCGACCGTGACGGCTTGGTGCGGATCGAGGAAGAAGAAGAGCGCTACATGATCAAGATCGAAGCCGACGACGACCAGTACTCGGCCAAGACCGCGACCAAAGTGCCCAAGACTCTGCGCCTGATCGTGAAGGACGGCGACCGCGTGGAAGCCGGACAGGCCATGACTCGCGGCGCAGTCAACCCCCACGACTTGCTGCTCTACAAAGACAGCGGCGCGGCGCAGCACTACCTCGTGGAAGAAGTGCAGCGCGTGTACCGCTCTCAGGGCGTGAAGGTGCACGACAAGCACATCGAAATCATCGTGCGGCAAATGCTGCGCTGGGTCGAAGTCATCGACGGCGGTTCTACCGAACTGCTCGAAGGCCAAACTGTGGAGCGTTGGGAAGTCGATCAGGCCAACGACGCCCTCACCGAAGGCCAGACCCCCAGCTCGTGGAAGCCCGTGCTGCTCGGCATCACCAAGAGCAGCCTGACCACCAAGTCGTGGCTCAGCGCCGCCAGCTTCCAGCACACCACCCACGTCCTCACCGAAGCCTCCATGAAGGGTCAGGTCGACGAACTGATCGGCCTGAAGGAAAACGTGATCTTGGGCAAACTGATTCCCGCCGGAACGGGCCTCCGTACCGTGCGCGAAATGCAGGTGGCCGACGAGCGCACGCTGGAAAAATACGGCGAAGGCAGCGTCAGCCCCGACGCCGTCACCGGAACCCAGCGTTACGACGACACTCGCCCCACCAGCACGCCGACCATCAGCTTCAACGGCTAA
- a CDS encoding MFS transporter: MSATSVHTTRADYLRLAPLYTAQALATGATTVSTVLASLVMSGLGSEHLAGLPSTLISAAAALSAGAFGALMLRSGRRLGLGLAFALGAAGAVVGFAGARAGVVPLFLLGAVMMGGAQGGYQQARYAAAESVPESRRGTALGALMLMSVLGSFLMTGASGLVEGIGAGLGVSAEVGGWLMGGLLLAGAAVLMVFWKPLVAPVSSVAAAAVRLPLRAAMSTPGVRSTALAVATAQGVMVTLMSLTPLRAHHEGMDHTGIAVLISGHILGMFGFGWLTGPLIDRFGLRLGYIGGSVLLVAAALTAPLAGSAWLGASMFLLGLGWNLAFVSGSKALTRFPAVQGVTDGLGYVAAGTGTLLGGFVIARAGFPALAYACAVLALLPLVSAWRVRR; this comes from the coding sequence ATGAGCGCCACCAGCGTCCACACCACCCGCGCCGATTATTTGCGTTTGGCCCCGCTGTACACGGCTCAGGCGCTCGCTACGGGCGCGACCACCGTCAGCACCGTCCTTGCCAGCCTCGTCATGAGCGGGCTGGGCAGCGAACATCTGGCGGGCCTGCCCAGCACCCTGATCAGTGCGGCGGCAGCGCTCTCGGCAGGCGCGTTCGGGGCGCTGATGCTGCGTTCTGGGCGTCGCCTCGGTCTGGGGCTGGCCTTTGCGCTGGGGGCAGCGGGCGCGGTGGTGGGTTTTGCGGGAGCGCGGGCGGGCGTCGTGCCACTGTTCCTGCTGGGCGCGGTCATGATGGGCGGGGCGCAAGGCGGCTACCAACAGGCCCGCTACGCCGCCGCCGAAAGCGTGCCCGAATCGCGGCGCGGCACGGCTCTGGGTGCCCTGATGCTGATGAGCGTGCTGGGTTCATTCCTGATGACGGGCGCGTCTGGGCTGGTGGAAGGCATCGGCGCAGGGCTGGGCGTGAGTGCCGAAGTGGGCGGCTGGCTGATGGGCGGCCTGCTGCTGGCCGGAGCCGCCGTGCTGATGGTGTTCTGGAAACCGCTGGTGGCTCCAGTGAGTTCTGTTGCGGCGGCTGCCGTGCGCCTGCCCCTCCGCGCCGCGATGTCTACGCCGGGCGTGCGTTCTACAGCGCTGGCCGTCGCCACAGCACAGGGCGTGATGGTCACCCTCATGAGCTTGACGCCGCTGCGGGCGCACCATGAGGGCATGGATCACACCGGAATCGCCGTGCTGATTTCGGGCCACATTCTGGGCATGTTCGGCTTCGGCTGGCTGACTGGGCCGCTCATCGACCGCTTTGGGCTGCGGCTGGGCTACATCGGCGGCTCGGTGCTGCTGGTGGCGGCGGCGCTCACGGCTCCTCTGGCGGGTTCGGCGTGGCTGGGGGCCAGCATGTTCCTGCTCGGCCTCGGCTGGAATCTGGCATTTGTCAGCGGCTCCAAAGCCCTGACCCGTTTTCCCGCCGTGCAGGGCGTCACCGATGGGCTGGGTTACGTCGCGGCGGGCACAGGAACGCTGCTGGGCGGCTTCGTCATTGCCCGTGCAGGTTTTCCGGCCCTTGCCTATGCCTGCGCGGTGCTGGCCCTCCTGCCGCTGGTGAGTGCGTGGCGGGTACGGCGGTAA
- a CDS encoding cobalamin B12-binding domain-containing protein — translation MDTAQTTDRRIRVLIAKPGMDGHDRGAKVVARALRDAGMEVVYTGLRQTAEMIVNAAVQEDVDAIGLSVLSGAHMHYFREVMALLREKDATDIIVFGGGIIPDQDLPTLKELGVGRVFTPGASTEDAATYLKTAVAERWQAQGEA, via the coding sequence ATGGACACAGCACAGACGACAGACCGCCGGATTCGGGTTCTCATTGCCAAACCCGGCATGGACGGCCATGACCGGGGCGCGAAAGTGGTGGCGCGGGCGCTGCGGGACGCGGGCATGGAAGTGGTGTATACCGGGCTGCGCCAGACCGCCGAAATGATCGTGAACGCCGCCGTGCAGGAAGACGTGGACGCTATCGGCCTCAGTGTGTTGTCGGGCGCACACATGCACTATTTCCGCGAGGTCATGGCCCTGCTGCGCGAGAAGGACGCCACCGACATCATCGTGTTCGGGGGCGGCATCATTCCCGATCAGGATTTGCCCACGCTGAAGGAGTTGGGCGTAGGCCGCGTGTTCACGCCGGGAGCCAGCACCGAGGACGCCGCCACTTACCTGAAAACGGCGGTGGCCGAGCGTTGGCAAGCGCAGGGCGAAGCTTAG
- a CDS encoding DUF2721 domain-containing protein produces the protein MADPSLNVLTAMITPAVLISGAGTLLMSTSARLGRSTDRVRALTARFKFLVSEEGQREPLARDEKRMIIEQLPRLTRRTRYIQRSMQAFYLAVTLLVCTSILIGAGSLGKFDTGLVPILLAILGAGGLAYGALLLSYEATLSAITTRQEMRFLEKLGAHYAGLYDEAAELKAEGRGAEVEGSRV, from the coding sequence ATGGCCGACCCCAGCCTCAACGTCCTGACCGCTATGATTACGCCCGCTGTGCTGATCAGCGGCGCGGGAACCCTGCTGATGAGCACCAGCGCCCGCCTAGGCCGCAGCACTGACCGAGTGCGGGCGCTTACAGCCCGCTTCAAGTTTCTGGTGAGCGAGGAAGGGCAACGGGAGCCGCTGGCCCGCGACGAAAAACGCATGATCATCGAGCAATTGCCGCGCCTGACCCGCCGCACGCGCTATATCCAGCGGTCTATGCAGGCATTTTATCTGGCCGTCACGCTGCTCGTGTGTACCAGCATCCTCATCGGCGCAGGCAGCCTCGGCAAGTTCGACACTGGTCTGGTGCCCATCCTGCTCGCCATTTTGGGCGCAGGCGGGCTGGCCTACGGGGCGCTGCTGCTCAGCTATGAAGCCACTCTGAGTGCCATCACCACCCGGCAGGAAATGCGCTTTTTGGAGAAACTGGGGGCACATTACGCTGGGCTGTACGACGAGGCGGCAGAATTGAAGGCCGAGGGACGGGGGGCAGAAGTCGAAGGGTCGAGGGTCTAA
- a CDS encoding phosphotransferase, producing MRVLRQAGAWPLLSAGAQADLPALIRAEWNLETWLLHDGGLSFGLEGTARLQALSDVVPSGLAWEVAAVPPLPGAREWQRPGWFSTLKARLEGVLSEHGLSVAGPLKLLSSNDLGTVVEAAPSSDSVFLKVSAQPREVAVTAHLAQQHPALLPPVLHADAATNTLVTRSGGILLDGVGELEAWMAALHQLARFHTTADAPALAALGCPTFPLLDMAQRVDAFLSDTPTLTAWGLKPEKIATLQAARPAIRASFGALAAHGLPNLPAHGDAHPRNALASAGASLWFDWSEAASAAHPFMDAGWFLAFALHPARANLPIRIAYPDLESRLCEAYLHALGCPDASELLAQSIPLALLHRAVLYDAQFRDWQGTVPNWRPQYVPYYLGLAAGEIQRLPTLTH from the coding sequence GTGCGGGTGCTGCGGCAGGCGGGCGCTTGGCCGTTGCTATCTGCTGGAGCGCAGGCCGATTTGCCCGCTCTGATCCGCGCCGAGTGGAACCTAGAAACATGGTTGCTGCACGACGGCGGCCTCAGCTTTGGCCTAGAGGGTACGGCCCGCTTGCAAGCTTTGTCTGACGTTGTTCCTAGTGGATTGGCGTGGGAAGTGGCCGCTGTGCCACCCTTGCCCGGTGCGCGGGAATGGCAGCGTCCGGGCTGGTTTTCTACCCTGAAGGCCAGACTGGAAGGCGTGCTGAGCGAGCATGGCCTGTCTGTTGCTGGCCCGCTCAAGCTGCTGTCCAGCAACGATTTGGGGACGGTAGTCGAGGCGGCTCCGTCAAGTGATTCCGTGTTTCTCAAAGTCAGCGCCCAGCCGCGTGAGGTGGCTGTTACTGCTCATCTGGCGCAGCAGCACCCAGCCCTGCTTCCGCCCGTGCTGCACGCCGATGCCGCAACAAATACGCTGGTCACGCGCTCCGGTGGAATCCTGCTGGACGGCGTGGGAGAGCTAGAAGCTTGGATGGCAGCCCTGCACCAATTGGCCCGCTTTCACACCACCGCCGATGCCCCGGCTCTGGCGGCGTTAGGCTGCCCCACTTTTCCCTTGCTGGACATGGCGCAGCGCGTAGACGCCTTCTTGTCCGACACGCCTACGCTGACCGCTTGGGGGTTGAAACCTGAAAAAATCGCCACCCTGCAAGCGGCGCGGCCCGCTATTCGCGCCAGCTTTGGGGCGTTGGCGGCACACGGCCTCCCCAATTTGCCCGCACACGGCGATGCCCACCCGCGCAATGCTTTAGCCAGCGCAGGCGCAAGCCTCTGGTTCGACTGGAGCGAGGCGGCAAGTGCGGCCCACCCGTTTATGGATGCGGGCTGGTTTCTGGCCTTTGCCCTGCACCCAGCGCGGGCAAACTTGCCTATCAGAATCGCTTATCCAGACCTAGAATCCCGATTATGTGAGGCCTATCTACACGCTTTAGGGTGTCCGGATGCCTCGGAACTTCTGGCCCAAAGCATCCCGCTGGCCCTGCTGCACCGAGCCGTGCTGTACGACGCCCAGTTTCGTGACTGGCAGGGTACGGTTCCGAATTGGCGGCCTCAGTATGTGCCCTACTATTTGGGTTTGGCAGCGGGGGAAATTCAACGATTGCCTACGCTCACCCACTGA